One genomic region from Edaphobacter dinghuensis encodes:
- a CDS encoding GH35 family beta-galactosidase encodes MKSKVYISLLLAGWFFSPLASHARELPRIQGAQNQRQLLVNGKPYLILGGELGNSSSGTTEQADVILPKLAKLHVNTALIPVAWGQIEPTENKFDFSVLDHWIDVAREQHLHLVLLWFGSWKNAFSNDAPIWVRQDTKRFPRAISADGAELEILSTLGPETLKLDRTAFSTLMKHVREKDETQQTVLMVQVENEVGYLGLGGRDRSAVANQLFRSAVPDELIKKLESDEKLLSPKLSESFHPAGKSWQEVFGDAANEAFMAWNYARFIQSVAAAGKQAYPLPMYVNAQLPAPAERAGEYPSGGPHPDNLQIYRAAAPALDFYSPDIYWPNFEYWMQRYKLPGNAMFVPEARIDSAPFNAFYAYGEAKAFGFSAFGIDSVEPSLDSSESAPAIEQTYKTLDDLSDILVPAQASGHARGLVLHADSPRPTQTVSLGGFLFEATLSRSWPAKTLLTNDGAMIIVQTGPSEFFIAGRGLTVSFARDPDSDNQVAGIGSIDEVSRIDGKWVTQRRLIGDQSNQGRQLSMSANQVRIYRVVLYTAERAAAQ; translated from the coding sequence TTGAAGAGTAAGGTTTACATCTCACTTTTACTTGCTGGCTGGTTCTTTTCCCCTTTGGCTTCGCATGCGCGTGAACTCCCAAGAATCCAAGGAGCCCAGAATCAAAGACAACTTCTTGTAAATGGGAAGCCGTACCTGATTCTAGGTGGCGAACTGGGAAACTCTTCATCCGGAACAACGGAGCAAGCGGACGTCATTCTTCCAAAGCTCGCAAAGCTGCACGTCAACACTGCGCTGATACCAGTCGCGTGGGGGCAGATCGAACCAACCGAAAACAAGTTTGACTTTAGCGTTCTCGACCACTGGATCGATGTCGCGCGCGAGCAACATCTCCACTTGGTTCTTTTGTGGTTCGGGAGCTGGAAAAATGCTTTCTCCAACGACGCTCCGATCTGGGTCAGGCAAGATACAAAGCGCTTTCCGCGAGCCATCTCTGCTGACGGCGCAGAGCTTGAGATCCTGTCTACTCTCGGACCAGAGACGCTCAAACTCGACCGCACGGCCTTTTCTACTCTGATGAAGCATGTGCGCGAAAAAGATGAGACACAACAAACTGTGCTAATGGTTCAAGTCGAAAATGAAGTCGGCTATTTGGGGCTCGGAGGTCGTGATCGCTCTGCTGTAGCAAATCAACTTTTTCGGAGTGCCGTGCCGGACGAGCTCATTAAGAAACTTGAAAGCGATGAAAAGCTCCTCTCTCCAAAACTCAGCGAGAGCTTTCATCCTGCAGGAAAGTCTTGGCAGGAGGTGTTTGGCGACGCAGCTAATGAAGCCTTCATGGCATGGAACTATGCCAGGTTCATTCAATCGGTCGCCGCAGCGGGAAAGCAAGCTTATCCGCTGCCCATGTATGTAAACGCTCAGTTGCCAGCCCCTGCGGAACGAGCCGGCGAATATCCAAGCGGTGGACCGCATCCCGACAATCTTCAAATATACCGTGCTGCTGCTCCCGCGCTGGATTTTTACTCACCTGACATCTACTGGCCGAACTTCGAATACTGGATGCAGCGTTACAAGCTGCCGGGCAATGCCATGTTTGTGCCAGAGGCTCGCATCGACAGTGCTCCCTTCAACGCGTTTTATGCGTATGGAGAAGCAAAGGCATTCGGCTTTTCGGCATTCGGCATCGACAGCGTTGAGCCCTCACTCGACAGCTCCGAATCTGCGCCTGCTATCGAGCAGACATACAAGACGCTTGATGATCTCTCTGACATCCTGGTGCCTGCTCAGGCTTCCGGGCACGCGCGTGGACTAGTGCTGCACGCGGACAGCCCAAGACCCACCCAGACAGTCAGCCTCGGCGGCTTCCTCTTTGAGGCCACCCTGTCTCGTTCGTGGCCGGCAAAGACCCTGCTCACCAATGATGGCGCAATGATCATCGTGCAAACCGGCCCCAGTGAGTTCTTCATCGCAGGTCGCGGTCTTACGGTGTCGTTTGCTCGAGACCCGGACTCCGATAACCAAGTGGCTGGCATCGGAAGCATCGACGAAGTATCTCGAATCGATGGCAAGTGGGTTACGCAACGTCGACTGATCGGCGATCAGAGCAATCAAGGACGCCAACTCAGCATGTCAGCAAACCAGGTCAGGATATATCGAGTCGTTCTCTATACAGCCGAGAGAGCAGCCGCTCAATAG
- a CDS encoding SGNH/GDSL hydrolase family protein: MVFLPGTCGIAQSSIAPQVWVGTWAASQQIPESQNALPSVDLNDVTIRQIFHLSMGGSTLRVHLSNSFGTEPLHFTSVHIARPLSASSSAIDLASDKVLRFAGSEDVIVPAGAEYISDPINFPAAALSNLAITFHLATAPTQQTGHPGSRATSYYVHGDLVDAASLPDAHKVDHWYQVSGIDVLAPPNGASIVALGDSITDGHASITNGNDRWTDVLAGRLQASSSGQNIGVLNQGIGGNHLLTDGLGPNTLARFDRDVLAQSGVRWLIVFEGVNDLGGLTRNGEVSLAEHSLLVHRILGAYQQLILRAHAHGIRVIGATITPYTGSDYYHPGPRNEADRQEINQWIRTPGNFDAVIDFDKAVRDPQHPDHLLPAYDCGDHLHPSPAGYRIMGEAVPLSLFTH; the protein is encoded by the coding sequence ATGGTCTTCTTGCCAGGAACCTGTGGAATCGCGCAGTCATCAATCGCCCCTCAGGTGTGGGTGGGAACATGGGCAGCATCACAACAGATTCCCGAATCACAGAATGCTCTTCCATCCGTCGATCTCAACGATGTAACCATTCGGCAGATCTTCCATCTATCAATGGGTGGCTCGACATTGCGCGTTCATCTTTCCAACAGCTTCGGAACAGAGCCGCTGCATTTCACCTCGGTGCATATCGCACGTCCGCTCTCGGCGTCCTCATCAGCCATTGATCTTGCATCTGACAAGGTGCTGCGGTTCGCAGGCAGCGAAGACGTTATCGTTCCAGCGGGAGCAGAGTATATCTCCGATCCCATCAACTTCCCTGCCGCTGCTCTTTCAAATTTAGCTATCACCTTTCATCTTGCCACTGCGCCGACACAGCAGACCGGACATCCCGGCTCTCGAGCAACCTCTTATTATGTTCATGGAGATCTGGTCGATGCAGCAAGCCTTCCTGACGCACACAAGGTAGACCACTGGTATCAAGTTTCGGGCATCGATGTGCTGGCGCCGCCGAACGGCGCCTCGATTGTTGCGCTGGGAGATTCCATTACGGATGGACATGCATCCATCACGAACGGAAATGATCGCTGGACCGATGTTCTCGCAGGAAGACTTCAAGCTTCCTCTAGCGGTCAAAACATCGGCGTTCTGAATCAAGGCATCGGAGGAAATCACCTTCTTACCGATGGCCTCGGCCCGAATACGCTGGCGCGCTTTGACCGTGATGTACTGGCCCAGTCCGGCGTGCGCTGGCTGATTGTCTTTGAAGGAGTCAACGATCTTGGCGGACTGACCCGCAATGGAGAGGTATCTCTAGCGGAACATTCCCTGCTTGTACATCGGATTTTGGGAGCGTATCAGCAACTCATCCTCCGCGCTCACGCACATGGTATCCGCGTCATTGGCGCAACCATCACGCCTTATACCGGATCGGACTACTATCATCCGGGACCGCGCAACGAGGCCGACCGGCAGGAAATCAATCAATGGATTCGCACTCCCGGTAACTTCGATGCAGTCATCGATTTCGATAAAGCCGTGCGCGATCCTCAGCATCCTGATCACCTGCTGCCAGCTTATGACTGCGGTGACCATCTGCATCCCTCCCCCGCGGGATATCGCATCATGGGTGAAGCCGTTCCGCTCTCGCTATTTACTCATTGA
- a CDS encoding glucuronyl esterase domain-containing protein, whose translation MLSRLYLALLSIPVAFACVATSCAIAQSVPGSTSPQPVNFTAEQDHQNMMDQLGIKSLRPGPSGNEKAPNHANYDEAKANPFPNVPDALTLNNGEKVTTAKVWWEKRRPEIVEGFERYVYGRVPKNIPKVTWSVVATDKEMLGGNPIIAKELIGHVDNSSYPLINVNIRMTVVTPANASGPVPVLMMFGRSDFPAPNQPSADELARINAAQKALLIQQDPSLKEVFAHHPAWEPQLPAPFHFPEFNADGDPPSTWELIAAGWGFATIDPASIQADDGAGLTRGIIGLVNKGQPRKPEDWGALRAWAWGAGQGLEYLQTDPAVDGKHIGIEGVSRYGKAALVTMAFDQRFAMVLVGSSGKGGATLLRRNFGEAVESLTGGEYYWMAGNFMKYGASEASFGSKNPGDLPVDSNELIALCAPRLTFISYGIPEKGDAKWLDHQGSYMATVAASPVWTLLGTQGLGVDENYRTAKMPEVNQGLLTGRLAWRQDDGGHTDAPNIKYFIQWADQFIGHSHAASGNQ comes from the coding sequence GTGCTCTCGCGTCTATATCTGGCTCTGCTTTCCATCCCTGTAGCGTTTGCCTGCGTTGCGACATCATGCGCGATAGCTCAGAGTGTTCCCGGCTCAACTTCACCACAGCCGGTCAACTTTACCGCCGAACAGGACCATCAAAACATGATGGATCAGCTTGGAATCAAGTCGTTGCGTCCAGGGCCCAGCGGCAATGAAAAGGCTCCAAACCATGCTAACTATGATGAGGCTAAAGCGAATCCGTTTCCGAATGTGCCCGACGCTCTGACCTTGAACAACGGGGAGAAGGTGACGACTGCAAAGGTCTGGTGGGAGAAGCGCCGTCCCGAAATCGTGGAAGGGTTTGAGCGATATGTCTATGGTCGCGTGCCGAAAAATATACCAAAGGTGACGTGGTCCGTCGTCGCAACTGATAAAGAGATGCTGGGCGGCAATCCAATCATTGCCAAAGAGCTGATCGGACACGTCGACAACTCTTCTTATCCGCTGATCAACGTAAATATTCGTATGACTGTAGTGACGCCTGCCAATGCGAGCGGGCCCGTGCCGGTTCTGATGATGTTTGGCCGCAGCGATTTTCCTGCTCCCAATCAACCTTCAGCAGATGAACTCGCACGCATCAATGCAGCGCAGAAGGCACTTCTCATTCAACAGGACCCCTCTCTCAAAGAGGTCTTCGCCCATCATCCGGCATGGGAGCCGCAGCTTCCCGCACCCTTTCACTTCCCGGAGTTCAATGCCGATGGCGATCCGCCGAGCACATGGGAACTGATCGCCGCCGGATGGGGTTTTGCGACGATCGATCCGGCGAGCATTCAGGCCGATGACGGCGCGGGACTGACGCGAGGCATCATCGGCTTGGTCAACAAAGGGCAACCGCGCAAGCCCGAAGACTGGGGAGCGTTGCGCGCATGGGCCTGGGGAGCAGGGCAGGGGCTGGAGTATCTGCAAACCGATCCCGCGGTCGACGGCAAACACATCGGCATCGAAGGCGTCTCGCGCTATGGCAAGGCGGCACTGGTCACAATGGCCTTCGATCAGCGTTTCGCCATGGTCCTCGTCGGTTCTTCCGGCAAAGGAGGAGCAACGCTGTTGCGTCGCAATTTTGGCGAAGCCGTGGAGAGCCTGACCGGAGGTGAATATTACTGGATGGCAGGCAACTTCATGAAGTACGGAGCGTCAGAGGCGAGCTTCGGCAGTAAGAATCCCGGCGATCTCCCTGTGGACTCGAATGAACTGATTGCACTGTGCGCACCCCGCCTAACCTTCATCAGCTATGGCATCCCGGAGAAGGGCGACGCCAAATGGCTCGATCATCAGGGAAGCTACATGGCGACAGTCGCTGCGAGTCCGGTATGGACGTTGCTGGGCACTCAGGGATTGGGTGTTGATGAAAATTACCGCACTGCGAAGATGCCGGAGGTCAATCAAGGATTGTTGACGGGCAGACTAGCATGGCGGCAGGATGATGGCGGACATACCGACGCGCCGAACATCAAGTACTTCATTCAATGGGCAGATCAGTTCATCGGCCACTCTCATGCTGCCTCGGGCAATCAGTAA